The Caloenas nicobarica isolate bCalNic1 chromosome Z, bCalNic1.hap1, whole genome shotgun sequence genome has a segment encoding these proteins:
- the LOC136002120 gene encoding SUN domain-containing protein 3-like, which translates to EHGVQEEKREEILDLTQRAMEKVLENYHQMPDWAMGSIGGTIDKQRTSKTYVGQGDKTWWLSPFDFFSANGPGTILQHRIAPGKCWAFRGSRGHVVIRLPVDIWPTAFTVWHISEAVSPHGEVSEAPKEFAVFGVDEAGAETPLGTFTYDVNKEIAQTFHVQKELPRTFRYIRFQVESNWGNPEYTCLYRVQVHGKRAGHDGDRQALQVLHSGGPGEVLLVFLGLDEDLLVQLLGATLHNRLVTLVHQFIDGAVQLCSREPRRVLGLEDSRAAGERERSPVAALAPLPPKDGLPCLVRPPPAALKETTFQVESNWGNPEYTYVYRVQVHGRGRDMTTTRRHHSSFRERHSSPRQGSPSEVLMDVTSRLCACMGFNSERDLPE; encoded by the exons gagcatggtgtccaagaggagaagagagag gaaattttGGACTTGACCCAGAGGGCAATGGAAAAGGTGCTGGAAAACTACCACCAgatgcctgattgggcaatgggatccatag gtggcaccatcgacaagcagaggacatccaagacttatgttggacaaggcgacaagacctggtggctttctccatttgactttttttctgcaaacggTCCAGggacaatcttgcag caccgTATTGCCCCTGGAAAATGCTGGGCTTTCCGAGGATCTCGGGGACACGTGGTCATCCGGCTGCCTGTAGAcatctggccaacggctttcactGTCTGGCACATCTCCGAGGCAGTCTCTCCTCATGGGGAAGTCAGCGAAGCCCCGaaagagtttgctgtcttt GGAGTGGATGAGGCAGGGGCAGAAACTCCCCTGGGGACGTTCACCTACGACGTGAACAAGGAGATCGCTCAGACGTTCCATGTGCAG aaggagctTCCCAGGACCTTTCGGTACATCAGATTCCAGgtggagagcaactggggaaacccagagTACACCTGTTTGTACCGAGTACAGGTGCACGGGAAGAGGGCGGGACATGATGGCGACCGGCAAGCGCTACAGGTCCT CCACAGCGGAGGACCTGGTGAGGTCCTCCTGGTCTTCTTGGGGCTGGATGAAGAtctcctggtccagctgctgggggccacgCTCCACAACCGCTTGGTGACATTAGTGCATCAGTTTATTGACGGCGCTGTgcaactctgcagcagggagccccGCCGTGTGCTGGGCCTGGAGGACAGCCGTGCTGCCGGGGAGCGGGAGCGCAGCCccgtggctgccctggccccgctGCCTCCCAAGGATGGTCTCCCCTGCCTGGTCCggccccctccagcagccctgaaggagacaac ATTCCAGgtggagagcaactggggaaacccagagTACACCTATGTGTACCGAGTACAGGTGCATGGAAGAGGGCGAGACATGACGACCACACGCAGGCACCACAGCTCCTTTAGGGAGA ggcacagcagcccccgccagggcagcccctctgAGGTCTTAATGGACGTCACCAGTCGGCTGTG cgcctgcatggggttcaacTCGGAGAGggatcttcccgagtga
- the LOC136002121 gene encoding SUN domain-containing protein 3-like, which yields EHGVQEEKREEILDLTQRAMEKVLENYHQMPDWAMGSIGGTIDKQRTSKTYVGQGDKTWWLSPFDFFSANGPETILQHRIAPGKCWAFRGSRGHVVIRLPVDIWPTAFTVWHISEAVSPHGEVSEAPKEFAVFGVDEAGAETPLGTFTYDVNKEIAQTFHVQKELPRTFRYIRFQVESNWGNPEYTCVYRVQVHGKRAGHDGDRQALQVLHSGGPGEVLLVFLGLDEDLLVQLLEAMLHNRLQGAPGVLGLEDGRAAGERERSPMAALAPLPPKDGLPCLVRPPPAALKETTACMGFNSERDLPE from the exons gagcatggtgtccaagaggagaagagagag gaaattttGGACTTGACCCAGAGGGCAATGGAAAAGGTGCTGGAAAACTACCACCAGATGCCTGActgggcaatgggatccatag gtggcaccatcgacaagcagaggacatccaagacttatgttggacaaggcgacaagacctggtggctttctccatttgactttttttctgcaaacggtccagagacaatcttgcag caccgTATTGCCCCTGGAAAATGCTGGGCTTTCCGAGGATCTCGGGGACACGTGGTCATCCGGCTGCCTGTAGAcatctggccaacggctttcactGTCTGGCACATCTCCGAGGCAGTCTCTCCTCATGGGGAAGTCAGCGAAGCCCCGaaagagtttgctgtcttt GGAGTGGATGAGGCAGGGGCAGAAACTCCCCTGGGGACGTTCACCTACGACGTGAACAAGGAGATCGCTCAGACGTTCCATGTGCAG aaggagctTCCCAGGACCTTTCGGTACATCAGATTCCAGgtggagagcaactggggaaacccagagTACACCTGTGTGTACCGAGTACAGGTGCACGGGAAGAGGGCAGGACATGATGGCGACCGGCAAGCGCTACAGGTCCT CCACAGCGGAGGACCTGGTGAGGTCCTCCTGGTCTTCTTGGGGCTGGATGAAGAtctcctggtccagctgctggAGGCCATGCTCCACAACCGCTTG cagggagccccaggtgtgctgggcctggaggacggccgtgctgccggggagcgggagcgcagccccatggctgccctggccccgctGCCTCCCAAGGATGGTCTCCCCTGCCTGGTCCggccccctccagcagccctgaaggagacaac